The following are encoded together in the Phaseolus vulgaris cultivar G19833 chromosome 9, P. vulgaris v2.0, whole genome shotgun sequence genome:
- the LOC137823111 gene encoding metal-nicotianamine transporter YSL3: MGTNAISNEELKEIENLGREDIEEAPVVPDDVSRIAPWPRQITIRGLVASILIGAIYSVIVMKLNLTTGLIPNLNVSVALLGFVFIRAWTKILAKAKIVSTPFTRQENTVIQTCAVACYSIAVGGGFGSYLLGLNRRTYEQAGFDTEGNNPASIKEPGIGWMTAFLFVTSFVGLLALVPIRKIMIIDYKLTYPSGTATAVLINGFHTPKGDVMAKKQVHGFLKFFSTSFLWAFFQWFYTGGASCGFVQFPTFGLKAWKNSFYFDFSMTYVGAGMICSHLVNLSLLLGAVISWGIMWPLIRGLKGEWFPASIPESSMKSLNGYKVFISIALILGDGLYNFVKVLYFTATNIHASVRRKNLNTFSDNQKPLPIDDLRRNEMFARESIPIWLACAGYILFSIISIIVIPLMFPQLKWYYVVFAYLFAPSLGFCNAYGAGLTDMNMAYNYGKVALFVLAALAGKSDGVVAGLVGCGLIKSIVSISSDLMHDFKTGHLTFTSPRSMLLSQAIGTAIGCVVAPLTFFLFYKAFDVGNPNGDYKAPYAIIYRNMAILGVEGFSALPQHCLQLCYGFFAFAVAANLVRDLGPKKVGKWIPLPMAMAVPFLVGGYFAIDMCMGSLVVFMWHKLNKSEAGLMVPAVASGLICGDGLWILPSSILALLKVRPPICMSFLSASAS, encoded by the exons ATGGGTACTAATGCAATAAGCAACGAAGAACTCAAAGAGATTGAGAATCTCGGAAGAGAGGACATTGAAGAGGCTCCGGTTGTGCCTGATGACGTGAGTAGAATAGCACCATGGCCAAGACAGATTACAATTCGGGGACTGGTGGCTAGCATTCTGATTGGTGCAATTTATAGTGTGATTGTGATGAAGCTGAACCTCACAACTGGGTTAATCCCCAATCTCAATGTCTCGGTTGCTCTCCTTGGTTTTGTGTTCATCAGAGCTTGGACTAAGATTCTTGCAAAGGCCAAAATTGTTTCAACACCATTCACTAGACAGGAGAATACCGTAATCCAGACTTGTGCGGTCGCTTGCTATAGCATCGCGGTAGGAG GTGGTTTTGGGTCTTACCTCTTGGGTTTGAATAGGAGGACATATGAGCAAGCAGGGTTTGACACAGAGGGTAATAATCCTGCAAGCATTAAGGAACCTGGAATTGGATGGATGACAGCCTTTCTCTTTGTCACCAGCTTTGTTGGGTTGTTGGCGTTGGTTCCCATTAGAAAG ATTATGATAATTGACTACAAATTAACTTATCCAAGTGGAACTGCTACTGCTGTTCTTATCAACGGGTTCCATACTCCTAAAGGAGATGTGATGGCCAA GAAGCAGGTTCATGGTTTCTTGAAATTCTTCTCAACCAGTTTCCTCTGGGCTTTCTTTCAATGGTTTTATACGGGTGGAGCTAGCTGTGGATTTGTTCAGTTTCCCACTTTTGGATTGAAAGCATGGAAAAATTC GTTCTATTTTGATTTCAGCATGACTTATGTCGGAGCAGGAATGATCTGTTCCCATCTTGTAAATTTATCCTTGCTTCTGGGTGCTGTGATTTCATGGGGCATTATGTGGCCGTTAATCCGGGGACTAAAAGGAGAATGGTTTCCCGCAAGTATACCAGAAAGTAGCATGAAGAGTCTTAATGGATATAAG GTTTTTATTTCCATTGCATTGATTCTCGGTGATGGGCTTTACAATTTTGTCAAAGTTCTTTATTTCACTGCCACGAATATCCACGCCTCCGTGAGAAGGAAGAACCTTAATACAT TTTCAGATAATCAGAAACCGCTCCCTATTGATGATCTTAGAAGGAATGAAATGTTTGCAAGAGAGAGCATTCCCATATGGTTGGCATGTGCTGGTTACATATTGTTCTCCATCATTTCTATCATTGTAATTCCTTTGATGTTCCCCCAGTTGAAGTGGTATTACGTGGTGTTTGCCTATCTTTTCGCACCCTCTCTCGGCTTCTGCAATGCTTATGGTGCAGGCTTAACTGACATGAACATGGCCTATAACTATGGGAAAGTGGCTCTCTTTGTGCTTGCAGCCTTGGCAGGAAAAAGTGATGGTGTAGTTGCTGGACTTGTGGGGTGTGGCCTGATAAAATCTATTGTTTCCATTTCATCTGATTTGATGCATGATTTCAAGACTGGCCATCTCACTTTCACTTCCCCCCGTTCAATGCTTCTAAGCCAAGCAATTGGGACAGCAATAGGCTGTGTTGTTGCTCCTCTCACATTCTTCCTTTTCTACAAGGCTTTTGATGTGGGGAACCCAAATGGGGATTACAAGGCTCCATATGCCATCATTTATAGAAACATGGCAATTCTTGGTGTGGAAGGCTTTTCTGCCCTTCCTCAGCACTGCTTGCAACTCTGCTATGGATTTTTTGCATTTGCCGTAGCAGCCAACTTGGTCAGAGATCTTGGCCCCAAAAAGGTTGGGAAATGGATTCCACTTCCAATGGCCATGGCTGTTCCTTTCCTAGTTGGTGGTTACTTTGCCATTGACATGTGCATGGGTAGTTTGGTTGTGTTTATGTGGCACAAACTAAACAAAAGTGAGGCAGGTTTGATGGTTCCTGCTGTTGCTTCTGGTTTGATTTGTGGAGATGGATTGTGGATTCTCCCTTCATCCATTCTAGCTTTGTTAAAAGTTCGTCCTCCAATCTGCATGAGCTTCCTGTCAGCCAGTGCCAGTTAG